The Aminithiophilus ramosus genome contains a region encoding:
- a CDS encoding DUF2157 domain-containing protein: MGDDEFFSVTSGDVDEALSRGLLVPERRDELEAFLRARSKEREATSGSTFSVLAYYLGTLVVLAALSWFVADAWESMGGWGLASVAAVYGGLFVLAGRRFYGREETRVLGGLLFSLALCLTPLFAYGVQKATGLWTGTPPGEYDSFLHWVRSGWCVMELSTIAVALAVIRGVRFSFLAAPLSLALWYLTMDLSSLLKRDHRMTSLLFGLALMALAFLWDLRRKREDPEYGFWLHLVGAVAFWGGLSLLDGRTELRRFLYGSINLGLIALSAALDRSIYLILGGLGFFGYLGHLAWSVFEDVLYFPLVLVLFGLAVMACGLWYHRRRKALSLWIEGHLPPFLLRLREVRGDSAWK; encoded by the coding sequence ATGGGCGATGACGAGTTTTTTTCGGTAACTTCCGGCGATGTGGACGAAGCCCTCTCTCGGGGACTGCTCGTCCCCGAGAGGCGGGACGAGCTGGAGGCCTTTCTGCGGGCCCGGTCGAAGGAGAGGGAGGCGACGTCGGGATCGACCTTCTCCGTCCTCGCCTACTACCTGGGAACCCTCGTCGTCCTGGCGGCCCTGTCCTGGTTCGTCGCCGACGCCTGGGAGAGCATGGGCGGCTGGGGGCTGGCCTCCGTCGCCGCCGTCTACGGCGGGCTTTTCGTCCTGGCAGGACGGCGCTTCTACGGCCGAGAGGAGACGCGCGTCCTGGGAGGGCTTCTCTTTTCCCTGGCTCTCTGTCTGACTCCCCTTTTCGCCTACGGCGTCCAGAAGGCTACGGGGCTCTGGACGGGCACCCCGCCGGGGGAGTACGACAGCTTCCTCCACTGGGTCCGGTCGGGCTGGTGCGTCATGGAGCTTTCGACCATCGCCGTCGCCCTGGCGGTCATCCGAGGGGTCCGGTTCTCCTTCCTCGCCGCTCCTTTGTCCCTGGCCCTCTGGTATCTGACGATGGACCTGTCGTCCCTGCTGAAGAGGGATCACAGGATGACCTCTCTGCTTTTCGGACTGGCGCTGATGGCTCTTGCCTTCCTCTGGGATCTGAGGCGGAAGAGAGAGGATCCCGAGTACGGCTTCTGGCTCCACCTCGTCGGTGCCGTGGCCTTCTGGGGCGGCCTCTCCCTTCTCGATGGCAGGACGGAACTGAGGCGTTTCCTCTACGGATCGATCAACCTGGGCCTCATCGCCCTCTCGGCGGCCCTGGACCGATCGATCTATCTCATCCTGGGCGGTCTTGGCTTTTTCGGCTATCTGGGCCATCTGGCCTGGTCCGTCTTCGAGGACGTCCTCTACTTTCCTCTCGTTCTCGTCCTTTTCGGCCTCGCCGTCATGGCCTGCGGGCTCTGGTATCACCGCAGGCGCAAGGCCCTTTCCCTCTGGATCGAAGGGCACCTTCCCCCCTTTCTCCTCCGCCTGCGCGAAGTGAGAGGCGATTCTGCCTGGAAGTAA
- a CDS encoding ketopantoate reductase family protein → MDNVLLLGFGAAGATFASQFSDSGFPLQILCDVARKERYSSTSTVVNGRRYAFSFVTADEVASPPDVILVAVKAYHLRSVLETLKAVVGPETTVLSLLNGIDSEEILGEALGTEKILPAFITHMDSTKEGSNLRFTSPARIVFGELDGRRTERVEGLERLFERAGVWALAVDDIRHRMWAKFMFNVGINQVGALLRAPYGTFQSCPEAREALLSAMREVPPLAARNGVDLSTKDIDLSLEMLDTLAPEGKNSMVQDREAGRKTEVDLFAGEVCRLGERYGIATPVNRLVFQLIRALEWQERHAESE, encoded by the coding sequence ATGGACAACGTTCTTCTTCTCGGTTTCGGCGCCGCCGGCGCCACCTTCGCCTCCCAGTTTTCCGACTCGGGATTCCCTCTCCAGATCCTCTGCGACGTTGCGAGGAAGGAGCGCTACAGCTCGACTTCGACCGTCGTCAACGGCAGGAGATACGCCTTCTCTTTCGTCACCGCCGATGAGGTCGCCTCGCCGCCCGACGTGATCCTCGTCGCCGTCAAGGCCTACCACCTGCGATCCGTCCTGGAGACACTGAAGGCCGTCGTCGGCCCGGAGACGACGGTCCTCTCTCTTCTCAACGGCATCGACAGCGAGGAGATCCTCGGCGAGGCCCTGGGAACGGAGAAGATCCTTCCCGCCTTCATCACCCACATGGATTCGACGAAGGAGGGATCGAACCTCCGTTTCACCAGTCCGGCCCGGATCGTCTTCGGCGAACTCGACGGCAGAAGGACGGAGCGCGTCGAAGGACTCGAAAGGCTCTTCGAGAGGGCCGGCGTGTGGGCCCTTGCCGTCGACGACATCCGTCATCGCATGTGGGCCAAGTTCATGTTCAACGTGGGCATCAACCAGGTCGGAGCCCTTCTGAGGGCCCCCTACGGCACCTTCCAGAGCTGCCCCGAGGCGAGAGAGGCCCTCCTGTCAGCCATGAGGGAAGTACCTCCCCTTGCCGCCAGAAACGGCGTCGATCTTTCGACGAAGGACATCGACCTCTCTTTGGAAATGCTCGACACCCTGGCCCCGGAGGGAAAAAATTCCATGGTCCAGGACAGGGAGGCCGGAAGAAAGACGGAAGTCGACCTTTTCGCCGGAGAAGTCTGCCGGTTGGGAGAACGGTATGGCATCGCCACGCCCGTCAACCGGCTCGTCTT
- a CDS encoding PAS domain-containing hybrid sensor histidine kinase/response regulator, with amino-acid sequence MISVVADVTESKKSERDRRFFMELFENTDDVAVMKDTQLRYVGVNRACLQLFGLDGPGSVIGKTDEELFRGLATPQEIAAFSDNDGQAMALPRGQSLVVEEQITGADGIQTFLTRKFPIYDEKGEKILGTGTLSSEISDRKRMEEELRLALRRADELRSQAQAATEAKSAFLAVMSHEIRTPLNGIIGFLDLLSETDLTPLQRDHLSYAEASAQSLLAITGNVLDISKIEAGALELESLTTDLAATVRQALAIAHYGARAKGIELRLKIADDVPPYIVTDPLRLHQVLVNLVGNGVKFTEKGFVEVAVTFQEDGGRGAFSFSVTDTGIGIGTEQKRRLFKAFAQGDSSTARHYGGTGLGLAIAAGILERMGSALKLESRPGEGSCFSFTLVADGACGEPPGEGKVAREDLTVIERERPPIIVIADDIEPNRRLIGELLRTLLPGASLFEAVDGREALEFFLKENPDLIVMDLKMPLLDGLEAADLIRREGNASGRRRTPIVAVTADTQATTRRESLESGIDAFLTKPVDGRELRRLLERFLGEPRGLLLSKDSHRKRASGPPGLTIRLGPPLPGTDRHEEDSAC; translated from the coding sequence ATGATCTCCGTCGTCGCCGATGTGACGGAGAGCAAGAAGAGCGAGAGGGATCGCCGCTTTTTCATGGAACTTTTCGAGAACACCGATGACGTGGCCGTCATGAAAGACACCCAGCTCCGCTACGTGGGCGTCAATAGGGCCTGTCTTCAGCTTTTCGGCCTCGACGGCCCCGGCTCCGTCATCGGCAAAACCGACGAGGAACTTTTCCGGGGCCTGGCCACCCCCCAAGAGATCGCCGCCTTCAGCGACAATGACGGACAGGCGATGGCCCTTCCCCGCGGACAGAGCCTCGTCGTCGAAGAACAAATCACCGGGGCCGACGGCATCCAGACTTTCCTGACCCGCAAGTTCCCCATCTACGACGAAAAGGGAGAAAAGATCCTCGGCACGGGAACTCTCTCTTCGGAAATCAGCGACCGCAAGAGGATGGAGGAGGAACTCCGCCTCGCCCTCCGACGGGCCGACGAGCTCCGCAGCCAGGCCCAGGCCGCCACGGAGGCCAAGTCGGCCTTCCTGGCCGTGATGAGCCACGAGATCCGGACTCCCCTCAACGGAATCATCGGTTTTCTCGATCTGCTTTCCGAGACGGACCTGACCCCTCTCCAGAGGGACCATCTGAGCTACGCCGAGGCCTCGGCCCAGTCTCTTCTCGCTATCACCGGCAACGTTCTCGACATCTCCAAAATCGAGGCCGGAGCCCTCGAACTGGAATCCCTCACGACCGATCTGGCGGCAACGGTCCGACAGGCCCTGGCCATCGCCCACTACGGGGCCAGGGCCAAGGGAATCGAGCTTCGTCTGAAGATCGCCGACGACGTACCGCCCTACATCGTCACGGACCCGCTGCGGCTCCACCAGGTCCTCGTCAACCTCGTCGGCAACGGCGTCAAGTTCACCGAGAAGGGCTTCGTCGAAGTGGCCGTCACCTTCCAAGAAGACGGCGGTCGGGGGGCTTTTTCCTTTTCCGTCACAGATACGGGAATCGGCATAGGGACCGAACAGAAAAGGCGGCTTTTCAAGGCCTTTGCCCAGGGCGATTCCTCGACGGCACGACATTACGGAGGGACGGGGTTGGGCCTGGCCATCGCCGCCGGCATTCTGGAGAGGATGGGCAGCGCCCTCAAGCTCGAAAGCCGCCCGGGCGAGGGGAGCTGTTTCTCCTTCACCCTCGTCGCCGACGGGGCCTGCGGGGAACCGCCAGGAGAGGGGAAGGTCGCCCGAGAGGACCTGACCGTCATCGAGCGGGAACGGCCTCCGATCATCGTCATCGCCGACGACATCGAACCGAACCGCAGGCTTATCGGGGAGCTTCTCCGTACCCTCCTCCCCGGAGCCTCCCTTTTCGAGGCGGTCGACGGCCGAGAGGCTCTGGAGTTCTTCCTGAAGGAGAATCCCGACCTGATCGTCATGGATCTGAAAATGCCCCTCCTCGACGGCCTGGAGGCGGCCGATCTCATCCGACGGGAGGGAAACGCATCGGGGAGACGACGGACACCCATCGTGGCTGTCACCGCCGATACACAGGCCACAACCCGTCGGGAGAGCCTCGAGAGCGGCATCGATGCTTTTTTGACCAAACCCGTCGACGGCAGGGAACTGCGGCGTCTTCTGGAACGGTTCCTGGGAGAGCCCCGGGGGCTCCTGCTCTCTAAGGACTCGCACCGGAAGAGGGCCTCCGGCCCACCTGGCCTCACGATCCGCCTAGGACCACCTCTTCCCGGCACAGACCGGCACGAAGAGGATTCCGCTTGCTGA